A single genomic interval of Daucus carota subsp. sativus chromosome 1, DH1 v3.0, whole genome shotgun sequence harbors:
- the LOC135148400 gene encoding tetrahydroberberine oxidase-like, whose product MKIAAITTCFPYILLFLSFSSTFTSAQDPTHNFLQCLNHHSHDISESVYTRKNTNFSETLLYSINNLRFAKPDTPKPLVIIRAVSESQIQSVIYCSKKHHLDMRIRSGGHSFEGLSYVSPLPFVILDLVNFKSFSADTKTNTAWIGSGLTNGELYYKIGETSGTLGFPSGLFANVGVGGILSGGGYGMMMRKHGLAADHVIDARLIDSNGRILDRKAMGEDWFWAIRGGGGGSFGVVISWKVRLLPVPKKVTVYKVYRTIEQNLTSIFHRYQSVVPKFPKELMIKADGQSIVSNLSRRADKRTMQFLFEALYLGSADKMLSVMQGQFPELGVVREDCFEVSWLQAMVYFSGFDLFTPPEILLNLTVLPRPAFKSNNDYTEVPIPVQGLEGLWDLMYKLPPTKATLQFTPYGGRMDEISESALPFPYRAGTLLKFNRFAETDTDEAERMEWIKTLAKYLTPYVTKNPRSAYVNYVDLTMGSNNLKGATSYQQASRWGKRYFKNNFDRLVKIKSAVDPDNFFRHEQSIPPISI is encoded by the coding sequence ATGAAGATAGCTGCAATTACTACTTGTTTTCCTTACATTCTACTTTTCTTGTCATTTTCATCAACATTTACATCAGCTCAAGATCCTACACACAACTTCCTTCAGTGCCTTAATCATCACTCTCATGACATCTCCGAATCCGTCTACACCCGAAAGAACACTAATTTCTCCGAAACACTGCTCTACTCCATTAATAATTTGCGTTTTGCAAAGCCTGATACGCCCAAACCTCTGGTCATTATCAGGGCAGTGAGTGAATCCCAGATCCAATCCGTGATTTACTGCTCCAAGAAGCATCATTTGGACATGAGAATTCGGAGCGGTGGCCACAGTTTCGAGGGTCTTTCTTATGTGTCCCCACTCCCATTCGTCATACTTGATCTCGTCAACTTCAAATCATTCAGTGCCGATACTAAAACCAACACTGCATGGATTGGCTCCGGTCTCACCAACGGGGAGCTTTATTACAAGATTGGCGAGACGAGTGGCACACTTGGATTTCCATCTGGTTTATTTGCAAATGTGGGTGTTGGAGGCATTCTAAGCGGAGGGGGTTACGGCATGATGATGCGAAAGCACGGCCTGGCTGCTGACCACGTGATCGATGCTCGCCTCATCGACTCAAACGGAAGAATTCTCGATAGAAAAGCCATGGGAGAAGATTGGTTCTGGGCTATTAGAGGAGGTGGTGGTGGAAGCTTTGGAGTTGTTATTTCCTGGAAAGTTAGATTACTTCCTGTGCCTAAGAAGGTGACCGTTTACAAAGTCTACAGAACAATTGAACAAAATCTCACTAGCATTTTTCATCGCTACCAATCTGTTGTACCCAAGTTCCCGAAAGAGCTTATGATCAAGGCCGATGGACAGAGCATTGTGAGCAATTTGAGTCGTCGAGCGGATAAGAGAACAATGCAATTCTTATTCGAGGCCTTATACCTAGGCAGCGCGGATAAGATGCTCTCCGTGATGCAAGGCCAGTTCCCTGAGCTTGGCGTGGTACGGGAGGACTGTTTTGAAGTCAGCTGGCTCCAGGCCATGGTGTACTTTTCAGGTTTCGACTTGTTTACGCCTCCTGAAATATTGCTCAACCTCACTGTTTTGCCTCGGCCTGCTTTCAAATCAAATAATGACTACACTGAAGTGCCTATTCCGGTACAAGGGCTAGAAGGTCTGTGGGATCTCATGTACAAACTTCCTCCAACAAAAGCAACTTTACAGTTTACACCTTATGGAGGAAGAATGGATGAAATTTCGGAATCTGCACTTCCGTTCCCTTATAGAGCTGGAACCTTGCTAAAGTTCAACAGGTTCGCAGAAACGGATACAGATGAAGCTGAACGCATGGAATGGATCAAGACCTTAGCAAAATATTTGACTCCTTATGTTACAAAGAATCCGAGAAGTGCATATGTTAATTATGTGGACTTGACTATGGGGAGTAATAATCTCAAAGGTGCCACAAGCTACCAGCAGGCGAGTAGATGGGGGAAACGATACTTCAAGAATAATTTTGACAGATTGGTTAAAATCAAATCGGCTGTGGATCCTGATAACTTCTTCAGACATGAACAAAGTATTCCTCCCATCTCGATTTGA